AAGAGGGCCCGCATGCGATGCTGGGCGCTGAGATTGCCAAGAAGTACAACGAAAGCGAAAAGATTGTGAATGCCATTGCAGGGCACCACGAGCAAGTCGAGCCGATCTGTCCCGAATCGGTTTTGGTTGCTGCGGCTGAAGCATTGTCTGCTGCCAGGCCTGGGGCCAGGCGGGAGGCCTTGGAGACCTATGTGAAACGGCTGGAGAAACTGGAGTTGCTTGCGACCACCATCAAGGGGGTGCAAAAGGCCTACGCCATTCAGGCCGGCCGAGAGATACGTGTCATCGTTCGACAGGAAGACATTTCCGACGCTGAGTCGTTCCAACTGTCTCGAGATCTGGCAAAGAAGATTGAACAGGAACTAACCTATCCTGGCACCATCCGAGTGACGGTGATTCGAGAGAGCCGCTATGTGGAGTATGCCAAGTGAAGGTCCTCTTCATTGGCGATATTTTTGGAGAGCCTGGGCGTCGTGCGTTGGCCAAAGCCGTTCCCAGGCTGGTAGCTCAGCGGCAAATCGACATCGTGATCGGGAATGGAGAAAATGCAGCTGGCGGGTTTGGGATTACTCCGGAGCTGGCAGAAGAATTGTTCGATCTCGGACTCGCAGTCATTACGACCGGAAATCATGCCTGGGATAAGAAAGAAATACTGGATTACTTTCCCCGTGAACCACGCCTACTTCGGCCGGCTAACTATCCCGGTGGTGTGCCGGGTCATGGGAGTGTGGTAGTGGAGTCGGCCAGTGGGGAACAGCTTGGTGTCCTTCAGCTGATGGGACGAGCTTACATGCCGACATTGGACTGTCCGTTTCAGGTGGCCAAGAAAGAGATGGCTGATCTGAAGAAGCGGACGACTGCCGTGATTGTTGATATGCATGCGGAAGCGACATCGGAAAAAATGGCGATGGGACACTATCTGGACGGAGAAGCGGTCGCCGTGGTTGGTACCCATACGCATGTGCAAACGGCCGATGATCAGATTTTACCCAAGGGAACGGCATATGTGACGGATATCGGAATGACCGGTCCGCTCCATTCTGTGATCGGGGTGAAGAAAGAGTTGGCGATCGAAAAGTTTCTGACCGGGATGCC
This Nitrospirota bacterium DNA region includes the following protein-coding sequences:
- a CDS encoding TIGR00282 family metallophosphoesterase; protein product: MKVLFIGDIFGEPGRRALAKAVPRLVAQRQIDIVIGNGENAAGGFGITPELAEELFDLGLAVITTGNHAWDKKEILDYFPREPRLLRPANYPGGVPGHGSVVVESASGEQLGVLQLMGRAYMPTLDCPFQVAKKEMADLKKRTTAVIVDMHAEATSEKMAMGHYLDGEAVAVVGTHTHVQTADDQILPKGTAYVTDIGMTGPLHSVIGVKKELAIEKFLTGMPRRFEVASGPSVFCAVLLELDARLGKALSIERVRIID